tgaggTTGATCACTTTCATGGTGTGTGTATATCTATAGATTTTACACAATCCATTCATAAAGATTGAACAAtgaagtttatatatattttgtaaactgGTGTCATGTATGTCGAATACAAAGAAAGTGACAACATACGTATTCTTGCAAGAAGCAATGTCAGTGTTTGTGTGTGCGGTTGCGCGTGTGGCTGGTTGGTTTGGCTTGCGTGTGAGAGAACATAAGGTTGTGAGATAGTGTTTTGGGTTTGGTAGTGCGCGTGCATCACAAAGAGGTGGATATTGAGCTCATTATGGTGGCTGCCAGCCACAACCATAAGATTTATTGATGACGACATACATTCTGCATCATTTCAACCCcttaaaactgaaaatttttGATTCTAACTCAcaatttttcatcattgcctTTCCTCTGCTCAGAGTTTGTTTCTTTATTCACTCACTCCCCTTTATACACTTTCTGTCGTATTGGTACTGTATGCTAGATTTTGCATaccttttcttttcaatttgaaaactaCATTCTACCTGTCTTTACTACACCAGGGAGAAGCTTCTGTATTGTTGATTATGCTGAATTATTGTTACTGATATAATGTCTCCAATACTCGTAAATTCAAAGTCAAGGAGACCACCTATATGATGGAGAAGTTAGTTTTACATGTCGGCAGAGACAGGTTACCAAAACTTCCTCTAAAAGACCATGAACCACTAATTACTTCCTTTTACTTCAAAATTACTGTTACTTCTATGTCAGACTAGTTAAACATTATCATCCAACTCAACTTTTATGTTCCAACAAGTTATTATGTCTGATCTGTGGTTTGGTtagataaaaaatcataaactgTTGTTGAGCTGTGTATATACAAGTTAACTACACGCAGAAATAAGCATCTGGTGGTGTTATACCATTATTCACCAAAATTATTTTGAGGATGAAAATGTTCAACTTTGGTAGTAACACAATGATGAGTGTTATTTGGATGTTTTCTGAACCAAGGTTTTAAAACTAATCACTTGGAGGATAAAGAGGATCGTTTTTAATTTTGATGCTGACACGGTTAAGAAACAAGTGTGCATGCATGCTTTGTTAAATGCAGAAACTAAATTGTTaatttagagaaaaataatgataatgcCACCTAGCTACATGAAACTGCATGAAGAATAAATATGATGCTGGTGCTTTTCATTTCATTCACGTACGGGGCTCCCCAATTCAAggatattttcattatttaccTGACACGCctgatttcttttgttttttttttcattttgttcctTCATAGTTCTGCctctgaaaaataataattattgttattctaACGCCAAATATGGATGATATTTTGAGCACGTCAAGATTTTGGTTAATTAACACTTGCTATCCCAGCAATAGACAAAGATGTCTCCATCAACTGAGGTGTCTGCACTTTTCCATTATGCAGTGGCCATAATCTGCATCAGAGTATGCTCATATCAAACAGAGTCCCAAGTGATTGGGTCTTTTACTTCTAATTTTGCTTTTTGGTCACAAAATGTTCTGTTAACCCTGTTTTTAAAAACTAGACCTCTAATCAAACCGCTCCATTAATTATCTCTAGAGAGCTCATAATTGTTGTTTAACGGAACAACAATACAACACCTAGCCCCGGTTTATGATTATTATGTCTCTGTTTTAATGGAATTATCATTGAAATATTTAAGCTGAATgccaccaaatcaaattcctTTGAATGAACAAGGTCTTCAACTCTCTTACTAAATCTCCAGTTTCTGTGACTGAAAAGAAGTGTATGATATGGTTTCAACACAATTATTTCTGGCATCTTTCATCATCGGTTCAACCAATCATTCTGGTCAAATTAGCCCCACATATCGTTCAAACttcaaattcaattaattttactttgaactAAATTTTTAGTAGCAAAGCAAGGGACGGAACTAACTTTGTATACCAGAGTCCACGTCgtagaaaatattatatgaaatgTTAAACCACGATAATCCGCTGTTAAAGAAAGCATATAAAAACcgtattaagaataaaaataataaatggttaaactaaaatatttaagagTGGTAGTCAGTGTAACCATCTAATGCCATCAAATCTCGAAAAGATTTATCTGGAAAAGCAAATCTCTTTTAAAAACTGATTCTTTAAGAAGATCTGATTGTGGGAGTGaatcttttaaatgtttaattgtgatttaaaactattattacGAGTTTGAGTAGAATGAGAAGGTAGAAGAGAtgcagaaaataataatatttggaaAAGCAATTGTTGTATAGGATTGGAAGTTACGTAGATGTTTAGAAGATTAGGGTGGAGGCaatgaaggaagaagaaatgaGTTAACGAGCGTGGTGTGTTGTTGGTGTCTGTGAAGGAAGGTAGAGAAGaatgaagtaaaaaaacataacaaaattgttGCATATAATCATCGTATTCACTTCATAATGGCTACTATCATCATTCTTGGTTCCATCACCCGCATGCTCACACCTCTCTTCTAAACCCTACTTCCTTATCACTCTCACACACCTATAAATCCAAATCACCTTCCTTCCTTTCCCTCACCTTTCCCTCACCACCAACAACGCAAAAACCATTACCTTTTTTTTCACCAATGGCATTCGCATTCTCAGGTTTCGAAGGCTTCGAGAAGCGGCTCGAGCTTCATTTCTTCGGTGACGACCCAACCGTGCTTCAACTGGGTCTCCGAAAGCTCGACTTTGATTGCATACAGCAAACGCTGCAAGAGGTTCAATGCACGGTGGTTTCAGCCGTTGGAAACTCCTACTTCGACGCTTATGTCTTATCAGAATCGAGCCTCTTTGTGTACCCAACAAAGATCATAATCAAAACGTGCGGGACCACGCAGCTTCTCAAATCCATGACACCATTGATCTTCTACGCCCACACCCACCTCGGCCTCACGCTCTCCTCCTGCCGCTACACTCGCGGAACCTTCATCTTCCCTCTGTCACAGCCCTTCCCTCACACAAGCTTCAACGACGAAGTCACCTACATAGAAGCCACGCTCCCCCCAACCTTGTGCTTCCGAAAAGCCTCCATCATGCCCTCCAAGTCATCCTCACACGCCTGGCACGTCTTCACCGCCACCACCGACTCCCACGCGCTCTACCACCACAACTACACGTTGGAAATCTGCATGACCGACCTCGACCCCCTACTCGCAGGGAGGTTTTTCCGCCCTCCCGGCGACGGCAGAAGCGGGGACTCCGCCGGGAGGGAAATGACGGAGCTGACGGGGATCGACGGGATTAACCCGCACGCGTTGGTGTGCGACTTCGCGTTCGACCCGTGCGGGTACTCGATGAACGGCATGGATGGGGAGTGGTACTCGACGATTCACGTGACGCCGGAGGAGGGTTACAGCTACGCGAGCTTCGAGTGCGTGGGGTCCAGGTCGAGTGACGTGGACGTAGTCCACGTGTTGAGGAAGGTGGTGCAGATTTTCCGACCGGGGACGATGTCGGTGTCGACGACGTCGTTGGGGAACGAGGTTTGGAGAAAGGTGGCGGGTGCGGTGGAGCCCATGGGGATGAAGTTGAGGAGTTGCGCCATGGACCAGTTCCCGGATTCTGGGAGTGTCGTGTTTCAAACGTTTTCGCCGCTTCGTCGGAAAAGTGCACATTAGCTGCAGTAGTATGCGGTAGGGTGTAGGCGAAAATTTTAGGGGTGATGATGTGGCAGGAAGTGATTGGTATTGGTTGGTTTATTATGGTGGTGAATAGAGGTAGTCACAGAGGATTGGTTTTGGAATAGTAAGTGGTGGAAGATCATGATAATGC
This portion of the Vigna unguiculata cultivar IT97K-499-35 chromosome 6, ASM411807v1, whole genome shotgun sequence genome encodes:
- the LOC114187537 gene encoding S-adenosylmethionine decarboxylase proenzyme 4, whose translation is MAFAFSGFEGFEKRLELHFFGDDPTVLQLGLRKLDFDCIQQTLQEVQCTVVSAVGNSYFDAYVLSESSLFVYPTKIIIKTCGTTQLLKSMTPLIFYAHTHLGLTLSSCRYTRGTFIFPLSQPFPHTSFNDEVTYIEATLPPTLCFRKASIMPSKSSSHAWHVFTATTDSHALYHHNYTLEICMTDLDPLLAGRFFRPPGDGRSGDSAGREMTELTGIDGINPHALVCDFAFDPCGYSMNGMDGEWYSTIHVTPEEGYSYASFECVGSRSSDVDVVHVLRKVVQIFRPGTMSVSTTSLGNEVWRKVAGAVEPMGMKLRSCAMDQFPDSGSVVFQTFSPLRRKSAH